From a single Geotoga petraea genomic region:
- a CDS encoding DUF1819 family protein, whose product MKRYTAGLTGAPFLFYETNRCFELLNQGLSIDEIKQKVLEENIFNYKKTTSLRRSFTGIKKRLEMIDDELLEIYINSFTKTKKQIIFYLITKNNLILLDFLNEILANKIKTGDYEILQKDFNKYFNYKSEQYPEVAKWTEKTKQKLISVMKKILFEIEIVTDKKYTKIQKINLDFVFEEYLEKQNEKEFLYFFKVGD is encoded by the coding sequence ATGAAAAGATACACTGCGGGGTTAACAGGAGCACCTTTTTTATTCTATGAAACTAACAGATGTTTTGAATTATTAAATCAAGGATTATCCATAGATGAAATAAAACAAAAAGTTTTAGAAGAAAACATTTTTAACTACAAAAAGACTACTTCACTTAGAAGATCTTTTACAGGTATAAAAAAGAGGCTTGAAATGATAGATGATGAATTATTAGAAATTTACATCAACTCATTTACAAAAACTAAAAAACAAATAATTTTCTACTTAATTACAAAAAATAATCTCATATTATTAGATTTTTTAAACGAAATATTAGCAAATAAGATCAAAACAGGAGATTATGAAATTCTTCAAAAAGATTTCAACAAATATTTTAACTACAAATCAGAACAATATCCCGAAGTAGCAAAATGGACAGAAAAAACAAAACAAAAGTTAATTTCAGTTATGAAAAAGATACTGTTCGAAATCGAAATTGTCACAGATAAAAAATACACAAAAATACAAAAAATAAATTTAGATTTTGTTTTTGAGGAATATTTAGAAAAGCAAAATGAAAAAGAATTCTTATATTTTTTCAAAGTAGGTGATTAG
- a CDS encoding helix-turn-helix domain-containing protein, whose amino-acid sequence VKDYLNTEKTYAEISEEYHVSSSTLTKWVKKYEESGYDEDVFKTRKSKSKSIISDFSKVPPIIYEKAGIERSNNYNEDITSIKRKLSMYEKSLLEKELENQLLREQNEILKKNLK is encoded by the coding sequence GTTAAAGATTATTTAAATACAGAAAAAACATATGCTGAAATATCTGAAGAATATCATGTTTCTTCTAGTACATTGACTAAATGGGTCAAAAAGTATGAAGAATCTGGATATGATGAGGATGTTTTTAAAACTAGAAAAAGTAAATCTAAATCTATCATTTCTGACTTTTCTAAGGTTCCACCTATTATATATGAAAAAGCTGGTATTGAAAGGTCTAATAACTATAATGAAGATATTACCTCTATTAAAAGAAAACTCAGCATGTATGAAAAGAGTCTTTTGGAAAAAGAGTTGGAAAATCAGCTTCTTAGAGAACAAAACGAGATTCTAAAAAAAAATCTGAAATAG
- a CDS encoding BREX protein BrxB domain-containing protein, with protein sequence MQINERLTKVREKISKPEFTKMKGLANEIAFYIFDYDPKDEPIVEKYIPTLIKHFDEEYTDRKIAEINLYKILIENMKKDGVLEEVFNLEKDLNDQELYETLINYARKEIFIDKIREALNSYHIIFITGISHIHPIIKSHELLSKLHEVVGDKKPVVLFYPGEFTGDVLKSFHKGNNHRYYRARPLIQ encoded by the coding sequence ATGCAAATAAATGAAAGACTTACTAAAGTAAGAGAAAAGATATCAAAACCTGAATTTACAAAAATGAAAGGGCTTGCCAACGAAATAGCTTTTTATATTTTTGATTATGATCCAAAAGATGAACCCATAGTTGAAAAATATATTCCCACATTGATAAAACATTTTGACGAAGAATATACAGATAGAAAAATTGCTGAAATTAATCTATATAAAATATTAATTGAAAATATGAAAAAAGATGGAGTACTTGAAGAGGTTTTCAACTTGGAAAAAGACTTAAATGACCAAGAACTATATGAAACACTAATAAATTACGCAAGAAAAGAAATTTTCATTGACAAAATAAGAGAAGCACTAAACAGTTATCACATAATATTTATAACAGGGATAAGTCACATTCACCCAATAATAAAGTCTCACGAATTGCTATCAAAATTACACGAAGTAGTAGGCGATAAAAAACCTGTAGTGCTTTTCTACCCGGGAGAATTCACTGGAGATGTTCTAAAATCATTTCACAAAGGAAACAATCATAGATATTACAGAGCAAGACCTTTGATACAGTAA
- a CDS encoding helix-turn-helix domain-containing protein, which yields MGEKFENINELEDLLDDKKWLEKRKNKAENALLKLSDSLINNFELMNLEEKKSIRTKMKKVIELLEYLEQKEDEILDEEIDYDSKKYYTRQEAIEELDISLSTLIRWEKEGEIKPLESTKGKKGKKGKVLYPKKEIMKVKEIKK from the coding sequence ATGGGTGAAAAATTTGAAAATATAAATGAATTGGAGGATCTTTTAGACGATAAAAAATGGTTGGAAAAAAGAAAAAACAAAGCAGAAAATGCTCTTTTAAAACTTTCTGATAGTTTAATAAATAATTTTGAATTAATGAATTTAGAAGAGAAAAAATCAATAAGAACAAAAATGAAAAAAGTAATAGAACTTTTAGAATATTTGGAACAAAAAGAAGATGAGATTTTAGATGAAGAAATTGATTATGATTCGAAAAAATATTATACAAGGCAAGAAGCAATAGAAGAATTAGATATTTCTTTATCTACATTAATAAGATGGGAAAAAGAGGGAGAAATAAAACCTTTAGAATCTACCAAAGGTAAAAAAGGTAAAAAAGGGAAAGTTTTATACCCAAAAAAAGAAATAATGAAAGTCAAGGAAATAAAAAAATAA
- a CDS encoding DDE-type integrase/transposase/recombinase, with translation MNFFNSSNSNRRGFSFTVSGSTFSDSDLYELFNKLYSIDDPNDPYYYVRTLGSKKISAFLKNEHDIIVNHKKVHSIRKELGYVRAYVNHFKHPKKRPNNHEVTRPNQFFEADIKFIPANNKYIPLLDVIDVFDKNIVGSFIGDSCKSKDFISTLKSAFEFRNLDPSNLTIRTDNGPQFVSKLTKDFMNEFNVSHEFGYKNNPNSQAFIESHHSSVEREFVSLNPDIEDTEDAYLRYKAYLYFYHYLRPHGSLNYMTPASFHDSFNHDSVDLFVDDLFSISVKK, from the coding sequence TTGAATTTTTTTAATAGTTCTAATTCTAATAGACGAGGATTTTCTTTCACTGTTTCAGGCTCCACTTTTTCTGATTCAGATTTATATGAGTTGTTTAATAAACTTTATTCTATTGATGATCCAAATGACCCTTATTACTATGTCAGAACTTTGGGGTCTAAGAAAATCTCTGCTTTTTTGAAAAATGAGCACGATATTATCGTTAACCACAAGAAGGTTCATTCTATTAGAAAAGAACTTGGTTATGTAAGAGCTTATGTTAATCACTTTAAACATCCAAAGAAAAGACCTAACAACCATGAAGTTACCAGACCAAATCAATTTTTCGAAGCAGATATTAAGTTTATACCCGCTAACAATAAATACATTCCTTTATTAGATGTTATTGACGTTTTTGACAAGAATATTGTTGGTTCTTTTATTGGTGATTCTTGTAAGTCTAAAGATTTTATTTCTACACTTAAAAGTGCTTTTGAGTTTAGGAATCTTGATCCTTCTAATTTAACTATTAGAACGGATAACGGTCCTCAATTTGTATCTAAACTAACTAAAGATTTTATGAATGAATTTAATGTTTCTCATGAATTTGGGTACAAGAATAACCCCAATTCCCAAGCTTTTATTGAATCACATCATTCTTCTGTTGAAAGAGAATTTGTTTCTCTTAATCCAGATATTGAAGATACTGAGGATGCATATCTCAGATACAAAGCTTATTTATATTTTTATCATTATCTCAGACCTCATGGTTCTTTGAATTATATGACTCCTGCTTCTTTTCATGATTCTTTTAACCATGATTCTGTTGATTTGTTTGTCGATGATTTATTTTCTATTTCTGTTAAAAAGTGA